CACTCTCGTCGTTTCCCCTACGCCAGGTTTAACCAAATTGATGTCCTCAATGTCAAACTGTTCTTGAATTCTTTTTATGGAGGCAAGTCCTTCCCAAGACGGAGGGGTGAAGTTCTGTTTAATTTCTGTTAAACGGGCCTCTACGAGTGGTTTTATCTCCGGAAACTCTTGACTAATTGTATCGACATAATAATTTGATAGATCTTTCGCTTTCAGTTCCTCATAATACTTTGCTCCGTGGAATTCATCTGGATTAATCCATTGGGTATTTAACACAGAACGGCTGACCAGTCCGGAAATCGTAGAATTAAGGCAGGCGCTTGGAATGATAAAGTCCTCCCTCGTTCCGTAAAGGCTTGAACAATAGCCCGGATCTGCAAGAACCGCAAGCTCTGATGAATGCTCTGTCTTAAATAAACGGTTGTAGGACGTCAGTGCTTTTATGAGTTCCTGAGTGATGGCACCTTTTCCTGTCCACCCGTCGATAAACATCAGCGAAAGGCCGGGATGATTTCTTTCGATATAGTGAAGTGCATTACGATCGATTCCACGGTCCCGGATGAT
This Halobacillus salinarum DNA region includes the following protein-coding sequences:
- a CDS encoding cysteine protease StiP family protein yields the protein MTIVEIKHTVKGSYSSQDVIFLLKDLSEVRMERSTEERERAIQQGVHYSEMLPVEYEPTDEYLQLFYRSLKENKQRVALAAGVVAEQILEKKGRQTVLCSLARAGTPIGVLIKRYILFKYNVDLPHYSISIIRDRGIDRNALHYIERNHPGLSLMFIDGWTGKGAITQELIKALTSYNRLFKTEHSSELAVLADPGYCSSLYGTREDFIIPSACLNSTISGLVSRSVLNTQWINPDEFHGAKYYEELKAKDLSNYYVDTISQEFPEIKPLVEARLTEIKQNFTPPSWEGLASIKRIQEQFDIEDINLVKPGVGETTRVLLRRIPWKILINPSSEQDLAHILMLAEDRNVTVEEFSDMAYACCGIIKPLEKKR